Proteins encoded by one window of Streptomyces sp. LX-29:
- a CDS encoding winged helix DNA-binding domain-containing protein has protein sequence MSPARPPRIGPAQRRARLGRRHLLAPSRRAATVEEAVEAVVGLHATDAATVYVSACARLAAPDAAAVDRALYEDVSLVKLLSMRRTLFAVTTGLAPVVNSSTARAIAAKERATLLKHLTDWARGWDEERLAATERAVLAALTARGEATTAELARDVPALREQIEYGAGTSYAARQSVGSRLLRLLASDGHIRRCRPRGSWTSSLYPWAPVPPLPELPVREAKAELARRWLAAYGPATEADLKWWTGWTLTDARRALADLGAEPVELDEGPGFTVPGDTAELPEPEPWAALLPGLDPTAMGWRGRDWYLDPEHVPALFDRNGNIGPTVWWNGRIVGGWAQRPDGEPVWRLLVDTGREAEHAVAAEAERLAGWLGETRITPRFRTPLERELSG, from the coding sequence ATGAGCCCCGCGCGCCCGCCCCGTATCGGACCCGCCCAGCGCCGTGCCCGCCTCGGGCGGCGGCACCTCCTCGCCCCCTCGCGGCGCGCCGCCACCGTGGAGGAGGCGGTGGAGGCCGTGGTCGGCCTGCACGCCACCGATGCGGCGACCGTCTACGTCTCGGCCTGCGCCCGGCTGGCGGCGCCGGACGCCGCGGCGGTGGACCGGGCGCTGTACGAGGACGTGTCGCTGGTGAAGCTGCTGAGCATGCGGCGCACCCTGTTCGCGGTGACGACGGGGCTCGCACCGGTGGTGAACTCCTCGACCGCGCGGGCGATCGCCGCCAAGGAGCGGGCCACCCTGCTCAAGCACCTCACCGACTGGGCGCGGGGCTGGGACGAGGAGCGGCTGGCCGCGACCGAGCGCGCGGTGCTGGCCGCGCTCACCGCGCGGGGCGAGGCGACCACCGCCGAGCTGGCCCGGGACGTGCCCGCGCTGCGCGAGCAGATCGAGTACGGGGCCGGGACGTCGTACGCCGCCAGGCAGAGCGTCGGCAGCCGGCTGCTGCGGCTGCTCGCCTCCGACGGCCATATCCGCCGCTGCCGCCCGCGCGGCTCGTGGACCAGCAGCCTCTACCCCTGGGCGCCGGTCCCCCCGCTGCCCGAACTGCCGGTGCGCGAGGCCAAGGCCGAGCTGGCGCGGCGCTGGCTGGCGGCCTACGGGCCGGCCACCGAGGCCGATCTGAAGTGGTGGACCGGCTGGACGCTGACCGACGCCCGTCGGGCCCTGGCCGACCTCGGCGCGGAGCCGGTGGAGCTGGACGAGGGGCCCGGTTTCACGGTCCCCGGGGACACCGCCGAGCTCCCCGAGCCCGAGCCCTGGGCCGCGCTGCTGCCGGGCCTGGACCCGACGGCGATGGGCTGGCGGGGCCGCGACTGGTACCTGGACCCGGAGCACGTCCCGGCGCTCTTCGACCGCAACGGCAACATCGGTCCCACCGTGTGGTGGAACGGCCGGATCGTGGGCGGCTGGGCACAGCGCCCCGACGGCGAGCCGGTGTGGCGGCTGCTGGTCGACACGGGCCGCGAGGCGGAGCACGCGGTGGCGGCGGAGGCCGAACGGCTGGCCGGCTGGCTGGGCGAGACACGCATCACGCCTCGCTTCCGTACCCCCCTGGAGCGGGAGTTGTCGGGTTGA
- a CDS encoding M64 family metallopeptidase: MPTPQRRGARARVRTGIRKPINILALTATAGAVVAASLAASADATPTTKAAPHPAPVTQKSERTHHVEYFTGPDGHPRHTEVPAATPERLTRSAAPLSPAQRAADGDVSSIVSNGSTEDKVDVVFIGDGYTASQQEDFRADVRAKWAEISAVKPYASYQKLFNVWSVDAVSQQSGVSGDPQQGVVRDTALDSHFFCDGIERLLCVDTAKVESYAAKAKDADLVIVLANSTKYGGAGYNDVVSKVGYDGIATASSDNEDSVQVAVHETGHSFGKLADEYVYDEYGDYTGAEPTGSNISKLSAEELSAQRKKWYRWIGQDSPDGGKVGTYEGGGYYPRGINRPTENSIMRTLGREFNLPGREAMIAGFYRHASVLTSTTPKGSVLARNAKLTVSLPASASVRWYVDGKEVTAAAGKTTVTPASLGVPTDGRSHTLKATATDRTKAVKDPVLRKLLTDSRTWKTKG, encoded by the coding sequence GTGCCTACCCCCCAGCGCAGAGGCGCGCGCGCCCGCGTACGCACCGGCATACGCAAGCCCATCAACATCCTGGCGCTGACCGCGACGGCCGGCGCCGTCGTGGCCGCGTCGCTGGCCGCCTCCGCCGACGCCACGCCCACCACGAAGGCCGCGCCCCACCCGGCCCCCGTCACGCAGAAGTCCGAACGCACCCACCACGTCGAGTACTTCACCGGCCCCGACGGCCACCCCCGGCACACGGAGGTCCCCGCCGCCACGCCGGAGCGGCTCACCCGCTCCGCCGCGCCGCTCTCCCCCGCGCAGCGGGCCGCCGACGGCGACGTCTCCTCGATCGTGTCGAACGGCTCGACGGAGGACAAGGTCGACGTCGTCTTCATCGGCGACGGCTACACCGCCTCCCAGCAGGAGGACTTCCGCGCCGACGTGCGCGCGAAGTGGGCGGAGATATCCGCCGTCAAGCCCTACGCCTCGTACCAGAAGCTGTTCAACGTCTGGTCCGTGGACGCGGTCTCCCAGCAGTCCGGCGTCTCCGGCGACCCGCAGCAGGGCGTGGTCAGGGACACCGCCCTGGACTCCCACTTCTTCTGCGACGGCATAGAGCGGCTGCTCTGCGTGGACACCGCCAAGGTGGAGTCGTACGCGGCCAAGGCCAAGGACGCCGACCTGGTCATCGTGCTGGCCAACTCGACCAAGTACGGCGGCGCGGGCTACAACGACGTCGTCTCCAAGGTCGGCTACGACGGCATCGCCACCGCCTCCTCCGACAACGAGGACTCCGTCCAGGTGGCGGTCCACGAGACGGGCCACTCGTTCGGCAAGCTGGCGGACGAGTACGTCTACGACGAGTACGGCGACTACACCGGCGCCGAGCCGACCGGCTCCAACATCAGCAAGCTCAGCGCCGAGGAGCTGAGCGCGCAGCGGAAGAAGTGGTACCGCTGGATCGGCCAGGACTCCCCGGACGGCGGCAAGGTCGGGACGTACGAGGGCGGCGGGTACTACCCCAGGGGCATCAACCGCCCCACCGAGAACTCGATCATGCGGACGCTGGGTCGTGAGTTCAACCTCCCCGGCCGCGAGGCGATGATCGCCGGCTTCTACCGGCACGCCAGCGTGCTGACCAGCACCACCCCCAAGGGCTCGGTGCTGGCCCGCAACGCCAAGCTGACCGTCTCCCTCCCGGCCTCGGCCTCCGTGCGGTGGTACGTGGACGGCAAGGAGGTCACCGCGGCCGCGGGGAAGACCACCGTCACCCCCGCCTCGCTGGGCGTCCCGACCGACGGTCGTAGCCACACCCTGAAGGCCACCGCGACCGACCGGACGAAGGCGGTGAAGGACCCGGTGCTGCGCAAGCTGCTCACCGACTCGCGCACCTGGAAGACGAAGGGCTGA